Part of the Xanthocytophaga agilis genome is shown below.
ATGGGTCTCAATCCAGACCCTGGAGAACCATCGCTAAAGCTTCCCAGACTGTACCTTCCGGTTCACACATGATCTATGTAGCGGCCGGTACCTATGATGAACAACCCATGCCGCTCAAACCTGGTGTTTCTCTACAAGGAGCCGGCATCGACCAGACTATCATCAAAAA
Proteins encoded:
- a CDS encoding DUF1565 domain-containing protein — translated: MFTFTIQARKKLKYALAVAITSIFSIPTFATDYYVSTSGSDSNDGSQSRPWRTIAKASQTVPSGSHMIYVAAGTYDEQPMPLKPGVSLQGAGIDQTIIK